One Glandiceps talaboti chromosome 20, keGlaTala1.1, whole genome shotgun sequence genomic region harbors:
- the LOC144450613 gene encoding carbohydrate sulfotransferase 1-like, producing MSNSRNDPKGGSVVVNNFKQLDNSSDNIRLLEQQPNTDAHVSLTPNHSSPGQLQDSNHSFSQRILINARMRTGSTILGKYFSNDPSFFYIYEPGHFLMKSGALNLHNDSADYMAEIQRPMLDYIRDFFRCDFRHHKGFFDHLQQTHSSSQLLIGSSEMAALCMSKSNFVTKVVRLNDISVAYDLIEGGNMKVIHLVRDPRGMVSSREVFEHLCYTENTTTRMPAITTFKLFTQYYCQWLEANIKSILRGPAWLQEHLIIVRYEDLADRPEDIVPKLYDFIGLPMHADVKRMFIDVDPKRGNGEAWRYKLPYNRTLLVQDICSDEVFRAFGYMKIGNESDLRDKDISVMSDIVDFKNIKIAL from the coding sequence ATGAGTAATAGTCGGAATGATCCAAAAGGTGGGTCTGTTGTCGTGAATAATTTCAAACAATTGGACAACTCATCAGATAATATAAGGTTGCTGGAGCAGCAACCCAACACTGATGCTCACGTTTCATTGACACCAAACCATTCGTCTCCAGGACAGTTACAAGATAGCAATCACTCATTTAGCCAACGTATACTGATCAACGCAAGAATGCGTACAGGTTCAACAATATTGGGGAAGTATTTCTCAAATGATCcaagttttttttacatctatGAACCAGGACATTTCTTAATGAAGTCTGGTGCATTGAACCTCCACAATGACAGCGCTGATTATATGGCTGAAATTCAACGACCCATGTTAGATTACATACGTGATTTCTTCCGGTGCGATTTCAGACACCACAAGGGATTCTTCGATCATTTACAGCAAACACATTCGAGTAGTCAGTTACTGATAGGTTCATCTGAAATGGCGGCCCTTTGCATGTCAAAATCGAATTTTGTCACCAAGGTGGTCAGACTGAACGACATTTCTGTTGCCTATGATTTGATAGAGGGGGGAAACATGAAGGTAATTCACCTTGTTCGAGATCCACGTGGCATGGTATCATCGCGAGAAGTGTTTGAACATCTATGTTATACAGAAAATACAACAACGAGGATGCCTGCCATAACTACATTTAAATTATTCACACAGTACTACTGTCAATGGTTGGAAGCAAACATTAAAAGTATCTTAAGAGGACCAGCATGGCTTCAAGAACATCTCATAATTGTAAGGTACGAAGATTTGGCTGACAGGCCAGAAGACATTGTACCCAAACTATATGACTTTATTGGTCTACCCATGCACGCCGATGTTAAAAGGATGTTTATCGACGTTGACCCCAAACGTGGAAATGGCGAGGCGTGGAGATATAAATTACCGTATAATCGAACACTGCTAGTACAAGACATCTGTTCAGACGAGGTATTTCGAGCTTTTGGATATATGAAAATCGGTAATGAAAGTGACCTTCGTGATAAGGATATATCCGTAATGTCAGATATTGTAGACTTTAAGAACATTAAAATTGCCTTGTAA